A genomic stretch from Treponema primitia ZAS-1 includes:
- a CDS encoding YaiI/YqxD family protein, translated as MKILVDADSCPRPARELIRKTAIRRRIKSIFAANHPIPGIGGPDGEFTLMELCPAGEGAADDRIVELAEPGDLAITRDIPLALRLVEASILVIDDRGQVYTRENIRERLSLRDFMVELAQSGLGMERIATYGKKELKTFADGLDRVLVKLTRYACSG; from the coding sequence TTGAAAATCCTGGTTGACGCCGATTCCTGCCCCCGGCCTGCCCGGGAGCTGATACGTAAAACGGCAATCCGGCGCCGGATCAAATCGATCTTCGCGGCCAATCATCCAATCCCGGGCATTGGCGGGCCTGATGGAGAATTTACCCTTATGGAACTCTGTCCGGCGGGGGAGGGCGCCGCAGATGACCGGATCGTCGAATTAGCTGAGCCGGGGGATCTGGCGATTACCCGGGATATACCCCTGGCATTGCGTTTGGTAGAGGCGTCCATCCTGGTGATCGATGATCGGGGACAGGTCTATACCCGGGAAAATATCCGGGAACGGCTTTCCCTGCGGGACTTTATGGTAGAATTGGCCCAGAGCGGTCTTGGGATGGAGCGCATAGCGACCTATGGGAAAAAAGAACTCAAAACCTTCGCCGATGGCCTGGACCGTGTACTGGTTAAACTTACCCGCTACGCTTGTTCGGGGTAG
- the zapA gene encoding cell division protein ZapA gives MSKSDLRIDILGTSFSITADEDPVYLGTLLNRYRQVIENTKKITGMEDPLKLSIIAGFLLCDDLQKLSDRNPRVRDSLEAEQLTQELISRLDRALTIIPS, from the coding sequence GTGTCGAAAAGCGATCTTCGCATCGATATTTTGGGAACTTCTTTCTCCATCACCGCCGATGAGGATCCTGTCTACCTTGGAACCCTGCTGAACCGTTACCGGCAGGTTATTGAAAATACCAAAAAAATAACCGGTATGGAGGATCCTCTTAAACTATCTATTATTGCGGGTTTTTTGCTCTGCGACGATTTGCAGAAACTGTCGGATCGCAACCCCCGGGTTCGGGATTCCCTTGAGGCGGAGCAACTCACCCAGGAATTGATAAGCCGCCTTGACCGGGCCCTGACCATTATTCCCAGTTGA
- the manA gene encoding mannose-6-phosphate isomerase, class I, whose amino-acid sequence MASVFKLKNPIKQYDWGSPEWIPQQLGLPNDTGEPWAELWMGVHPEGPSELALPTGSVSPAPRLLPELIGLDPARYLGEGIAGEFGALPFLYKLLAAARPLSIQAHPNLAQAKAGWERENSLGIPPKAPNRNYKDPNHKPEIICALTPFTAMAGFREPGEIIKRLKTLHVARETSLQVAPLISALEAPAREAALRGFLAALFSLPAETRQALGEYARRYGQDPVGEYAEEWKYAAWFAELYPGDPALIAPLYLNLINLKPGEAMNIPAGILHAYVQGFGIELMANSDNVLRGGLTPKHVDLKELTGILRFAPFNPEIIHSPGVGNSPGLYRYPSPCREFSLYRMSGCGGEAPFPLSGPVILIVLEGELIIPTEKLRLKQGESAFIAFGSQLVFSGNYTIYIAGTGTELLGSLPV is encoded by the coding sequence ATGGCTTCCGTTTTTAAGCTGAAAAATCCAATTAAACAGTACGATTGGGGTTCCCCGGAATGGATACCCCAACAGCTAGGCCTCCCCAATGATACGGGAGAACCCTGGGCGGAACTATGGATGGGGGTCCACCCTGAAGGTCCTTCGGAACTGGCCCTTCCTACCGGTTCCGTTTCGCCCGCCCCCCGGCTGCTTCCGGAGCTTATCGGGCTGGACCCGGCACGTTACCTGGGGGAAGGCATTGCAGGGGAATTCGGGGCGCTGCCCTTCCTGTACAAGCTCCTTGCTGCGGCCCGGCCCCTTTCTATCCAGGCCCATCCGAACCTGGCCCAGGCAAAGGCCGGGTGGGAACGGGAAAATTCCCTGGGTATTCCGCCAAAAGCGCCCAACCGGAACTACAAGGACCCAAACCACAAGCCGGAGATTATCTGCGCCCTCACCCCCTTTACCGCCATGGCTGGGTTCCGGGAGCCTGGGGAAATTATCAAGCGCCTAAAGACCTTGCACGTAGCGCGGGAAACTTCGTTGCAAGTAGCGCCCCTCATTTCCGCCCTGGAAGCTCCGGCGCGTGAAGCCGCCCTGCGGGGTTTCCTTGCCGCCCTATTTTCCCTGCCCGCAGAAACCCGGCAGGCCCTGGGTGAATATGCCCGCAGATACGGGCAGGATCCTGTGGGTGAATATGCCGAAGAATGGAAGTACGCAGCCTGGTTTGCAGAGCTCTACCCCGGAGACCCGGCGCTTATTGCCCCCCTCTATCTTAACCTTATTAATCTGAAGCCCGGAGAGGCGATGAACATTCCCGCAGGAATACTCCACGCCTATGTACAGGGCTTCGGGATAGAACTCATGGCTAATTCTGATAATGTCCTCCGGGGCGGTTTAACCCCTAAGCATGTTGATCTGAAGGAATTAACAGGGATACTGCGCTTTGCCCCCTTTAATCCGGAAATCATTCATTCACCGGGCGTTGGAAATTCGCCCGGCCTATACCGCTACCCCTCGCCCTGCCGGGAATTTTCCCTTTACCGTATGTCCGGCTGCGGAGGGGAGGCCCCTTTCCCCCTAAGCGGTCCCGTAATCCTGATTGTGCTTGAAGGGGAGCTTATCATTCCCACAGAAAAACTGCGGCTGAAACAAGGGGAGAGCGCCTTTATCGCCTTTGGTTCGCAGCTCGTTTTTTCCGGGAACTATACCATCTACATCGCCGGTACCGGTACGGAGCTTTTGGGGAGCCTCCCTGTTTGA